AACGCCTGAGATGCTTTCGCGTCGCGCGTTCAATTGCAAGGTCACCCCTTCCTGCTGGCTCATCGTTGTCTGCGCGGAAAATGATTTGATTCCGATATCGCTGACAATGGCGTTGAAAAATTCATCGAAGGTGAACATCCCCGAACCGGTCTGATCCAGACTGGTTCCATTGAACAGCAGACTCTCCTGCAAATTTGCCAATGCCTGCGCGTTGGCGCCATTGCCGTTAGAAGACGAACCCGCCGCCACTTTTTGGGAATTGGTCGAAACGTCGGTCGAAACCGACATATTGCGCGACGCGTTGTCAGAAAGCGATAATTTGAATTTGTCGCCGACTGCGGCGGAACCGGATATCGTCACCGCCAGCCCGCCCGCCAGATTGAACGCGCTTCCCGCGGTGAAAGTGAAGGTTCCCGAACTCGCGTTGGTCGTTAAATTTTGCAGGGTGAAACTGTTGGAGCCGGTGAAGGTGATTTCATATTTGTCAATCGAAGTGGTGGAAGGACTGGCGTTGACCGCCGAGACCGTCGCCGCACCCGTGTTGTTCACATTGGTCTTCACCGAAGGCGTGAGCGGGGTGAAAAAATTATTGCCCGTGGAACCGTCCAGACCGAAGCCCTGTTGATGCAGTTTATTGATCTCGCGCACCAGAGAGGCCGCCATGCGGTCCAGCTCATCCTTGATGCCCGCCACCTCAACATCGCGCATGTCGATGATGCCTTTCAGCCGACCGCCCTGGATACCGCTGGTGATGTTGGTCGTTGATCCGGCGCCATTGCTGATCACAACGTCGCGAAACGCGTTGTTGTTACCGTTCAACTGCGTGCTGATCGGGAAGGTGATATCGCGCAGAACCAGAGGGATACCGCCGCTCAGGGTGATGCTGACCAAACCTTCCACCTCATCCACCTGCTGAATGTCTATCTTCTCCGAAAGTTGCTGAATCAAACGATCGCGCGAATCCCTCAGGTCATTGGCTTTCGCATTGCCCGGTTCGCTTTGATGGATGGCGCGATTCAGATTGGAAATTTCCGTCGACAGCGTATTGATCTGGGTGATCTCATCTTCCATCACCAAATCCAGATTGCGCTGAATCGAGAACAACTGATCGCCAATGCTGTTGAACATATGCGACAATTCCTGCCCGCGTGCGATGACGTTGGAGCGCTCCGGCAATCCACTCGGATTGGTCGCCAGATCCTGCATGCTGGTGAACAGGGAACTCAATTCTGCATTGAGGCTTCCGCCGGAATTTTCGTTGAACAAAATTTCCAGCTGGTCGAATACGTCCTTGCGCACCTGATAGTTTCCCGTGCGGTCGCCTTCAGATAATATTTGTTTGAACAGAAAACTGTCATGGAAGCGTTCGATGCCGCTGACGGTCACGCCGGTTCCCAGAGGCCCTTGCGCCGTCTGACGCGGTGAGTTGGCCTCGAAGGTCACCTGCTGGCGCGAGTAGCCTTCCGTCTGCGCGTTCGCAACGTTCTGGCCGGTTACTTCGAGAGCCAGTTGTTGCGCGAGCAGGCTGACCCGCCCGGTATTCAATACGCTGAAGATATTAGTCGTCATAACAGTTTGCCTGAGCCTTTAAGCGTTGACGCTCACCAGACGGCTCTGAAATTTTCC
This window of the Candidatus Nitrohelix vancouverensis genome carries:
- the flgK gene encoding flagellar hook-associated protein FlgK; translation: MTTNIFSVLNTGRVSLLAQQLALEVTGQNVANAQTEGYSRQQVTFEANSPRQTAQGPLGTGVTVSGIERFHDSFLFKQILSEGDRTGNYQVRKDVFDQLEILFNENSGGSLNAELSSLFTSMQDLATNPSGLPERSNVIARGQELSHMFNSIGDQLFSIQRNLDLVMEDEITQINTLSTEISNLNRAIHQSEPGNAKANDLRDSRDRLIQQLSEKIDIQQVDEVEGLVSITLSGGIPLVLRDITFPISTQLNGNNNAFRDVVISNGAGSTTNITSGIQGGRLKGIIDMRDVEVAGIKDELDRMAASLVREINKLHQQGFGLDGSTGNNFFTPLTPSVKTNVNNTGAATVSAVNASPSTTSIDKYEITFTGSNSFTLQNLTTNASSGTFTFTAGSAFNLAGGLAVTISGSAAVGDKFKLSLSDNASRNMSVSTDVSTNSQKVAAGSSSNGNGANAQALANLQESLLFNGTSLDQTGSGMFTFDEFFNAIVSDIGIKSFSAQTTMSQQEGVTLQLNARRESISGVSIDEEMINLVRFQQSFNASARLITTVQEMMDILVNRI